The Medicago truncatula cultivar Jemalong A17 chromosome 4, MtrunA17r5.0-ANR, whole genome shotgun sequence genome includes a region encoding these proteins:
- the LOC25494316 gene encoding glucan endo-1,3-beta-glucosidase 4, with amino-acid sequence MTSPMLKILIAILLASISFQASGKYMEWCIADGQIPDDVLQRAMDYACHVDGVDCSKIQVNQPCYLPNTVKDHASYAFNDYYQKYKHKGGSCYFNYAAITSASDPSHGSCKFEYNP; translated from the exons ATGACTTCTCCAATGCTCAAAATTCTGATAGCTATTCTCCTTGCGTCCATATCTTTTCAAGCATCTG GAAAATATATGGAATGGTGCATAGCTGATGGACAGATACCTGACGATGTGCTGCAGAGGGCCATGGATTACGCTTGTCATGTGGATGGAGTAGATTGCAGCAAGATACAAGTGAACCAACCTTGTTACCTTCCAAATACTGTGAAGGATCATGCTTCCTATGCCTTCAACGATTACTATCAGAAGTACAAGCACAAGGGAGGCTCTTGCTATTTCAACTATGCTGCAATAACAAGTGCTTCTGACCCAA GTCATGGATCATGCAAGTTTGAGTATAACCCTTGA
- the LOC11437309 gene encoding pentatricopeptide repeat-containing protein At4g16390, chloroplastic, translating to MSYHLCSSSSPLFHDPLTISSRKFKLRNFPSSFHTPSSSSSSSSSSLTPHSKTLLHISLQESIPQQQPQDANSQKDAKFDNPIGNSTSSKSSYIWVNPKSPRAKQLGKKSYDARYSSLVKLSNALDSCEPTEHDVSQILKCLGDKVIEQDAVIIINNMENSVVVPFVLQYVQRKSIPTREVILYNVTLKVFRKCKDLDGAEKVFGEMLQRGVKPDNVTFSTIISCARSCYLPDKAVEWFEKMPLFGCEPDDVTYSVMIDSYGKAGDIDMALNLYDRARTEKWRIEPATFSTLIKMYGVAGNYDGCLNVYEEMKALGVKPNLVVYNTLLDAMGRAKRPWQARTIYKEMINNDILPNRATYASLLHAYGRARFCEDALVVYREMREKEMDLNTHLYNSLLAMCADVGYTDLAFEIFEDMKSSDTCSPDSWTFSSLITIYSCSGRVSEAERMMNEMIESGFEPTIFVLTSLVQCYGKAKRTDDVVKTFNQLLDMGIEPDDRFCGCLLNVMTQTPKEELGKLIDCVEKANPKLSFVVRYLVEGLEGDGEFRKEALELFSSITDGVKRAFCNSLIDLCINLDLLDRARVLLDLGLTLEIYTDIQSRSQTQWSLILRGLSVGASLTAFHVWINDLSKAFESGEDLPPLLGIHTGHGKHRYSDKGLAGVIESHMKELDAPFRESPDKAGWFLTTQVAVKSWMESRGSSKLVAA from the coding sequence ATGTCTTACCATCTTTGCTCTTCCTCTTCCCCTCTTTTCCACGACCCACTCACCATCTCTTCCCGTAAATTCAAACTTCGAAACTTCCCCTCTTCCTTTCATaccccttcttcttcttcttcttcttcttcttcttcactcacCCCCCACTCCAAAACCCTTCTCCACATTTCCCTTCAAGAATCCATtccacaacaacaaccacaagACGCTAATTCCCAAAAGGACGCTAAATTTGATAACCCAATTGGCAATTCTACTTCCTCCAAAAGCAGTTACATTTGGGTCAATCCCAAATCCCCCAGAGCTAAACAACTTGGAAAGAAATCTTACGACGCAAGGTACAGTTCTCTTGTTAAGCTTTCAAACGCTTTGGATTCATGTGAACCCACTGAACATGATGTTTCTCAAATTTTGAAGTGTTTGGGTGATAAGGTTATAGAACAAGACGCTGtaattatcatcaataatatgGAGAATTCTGTTGTTGTACCTTTTGTTCTTCAGTATGTTCAAAGGAAGAGCATACCCACTAGGGAGGTAATTCTTTACAATGTTACCCTTAAGGTGTTTAGAAAGTGTAAGGATTTGGATGGTGCAGAGAAGGTGTTTGGTGAAATGCTTCAGAGAGGTGTGAAGCCTGATAATGTTACTTTTTCGACTATAATTAGTTGTGCTAGGTCTTGTTATTTGCCTGATAAAGCTGTGGAGTGGTTTGAAAAGATGCCGTTGTTTGGATGTGAACCGGATGATGTTACATATTCGGTTATGATTGACTCTTATGGAAAGGCTGGGGATATTGATATGGCTTTGAACTTGTATGATCGTGCTAGGACTGAGAAATGGCGTATTGAGCCTGCGACGTTCTCTACGTTGATTAAGATGTATGGGGTGGCAGGGAATTATGATGGATGCTTGAATGTTTATGAGGAAATGAAGGCTCTTGGTGTTAAGCCTAACTTGGTTGTTTATAACACTCTTTTGGATGCCATGGGTAGAGCTAAGAGGCCATGGCAGGCCAGgactatatataaagagatgATAAATAATGACATTTTGCCGAATCGAGCAACTTATGCGTCTCTCTTACATGCCTATGGTAGAGCACGTTTTTGTGAAGATGCTCTTGTTGTGTACAGGGAAATGAGGGAAAAGGAAATGGATTTGAATACACATCTCTATAATTCCCTTTTAGCTATGTGCGCCGATGTTGGTTACACCGACCTAGCgtttgaaatttttgaagaCATGAAAAGTTCTGATACTTGCAGTCCTGACAGTTGGACATTCTCATCCTTGATTACAATATATTCATGCAGTGGGAGAGTTTCAGAGGCAGAAagaatgatgaatgaaatgattGAATCTGGATTTGAACCTACAATTTTTGTTCTGACTTCGCTTGTCCAATGCTATGGAAAAGCCAAGCGTACTGATGATGTTGTGAAAACATTTAACCAGCTCTTGGATATGGGCATTGAACCGGATGATCGATTCTGTGGTTGTCTTCTGAATGTTATGACCCAAACACCAAAAGAAGAACTTGGTAAGCTAATTGATTGTGTGGAGAAGGCTAATCCAAAGCTTAGTTTTGTGGTAAGATATTTAGTGGAAGGGCTGGAGGGTGATGGGGAGTTCAGAAAAGAAGCATTGGAACTATTCAGTTCAATTACCGATGGAGTAAAGAGGGCATTTTGCAATTCTCTAATTGATCTTTGTATCAACCTAGATTTGTTGGACAGAGCACGTGTGCTTCTAGACCTTGGGTTGACACTTGAGATATATACAGATATACAATCCAGGTCTCAAACTCAGTGGTCTTTGATCTTAAGGGGTCTCTCAGTTGGAGCTTCGCTGACGGCATTCCATGTTTGGATAAATGACTTGTCTAAGGCTTTTGAATCAGGAGAGGACCTTCCACCACTCCTCGGAATCCATACCGGTCATGGGAAACATAGGTATTCAGATAAAGGTTTGGCAGGCGTTATTGAATCACATATGAAGGAACTCGATGCTCCATTTCGGGAGTCTCCCGATAAGGCTGGCTGGTTTTTGACTACACAGGTAGCAGTCAAGTCATGGATGGAGTCTAGAGGTTCTTCTAAATTAGTTGCTGCATAA